A genomic segment from Polyangium mundeleinium encodes:
- the cas5 gene encoding CRISPR-associated protein Cas5: protein MERLWLRARAPFAAYRAMQAGVYRPSAPTMPPSAAFGLVLNCAGIEMRDPEPTPTTRIRRDVPRLRIAIGAVSPTETATLYQQLHSYPVGASGQEHKARTHGAKYWIAPARRELVVDLDVMIGVEAEAALCERVRRGLRGELADARYGLPFAGDNNLLFDRIEALDTPVVARWYTPLAPGDRPRRGSCRLTIGIDREDSSRTTSQLFAPIEEACAFPPDEAWTWTPWAP from the coding sequence ATGGAGCGGCTCTGGCTGCGTGCACGCGCGCCCTTCGCGGCGTACCGGGCGATGCAGGCAGGCGTGTACCGGCCGAGCGCGCCGACGATGCCGCCGTCGGCCGCATTCGGGCTCGTGCTGAACTGCGCGGGGATCGAGATGCGCGACCCGGAGCCCACGCCGACGACGCGCATCCGGAGGGACGTGCCGCGATTGCGTATCGCAATCGGGGCTGTCTCGCCGACGGAGACGGCGACTTTGTATCAGCAGCTCCACTCGTATCCCGTGGGGGCGTCGGGGCAGGAGCACAAGGCGCGGACGCACGGGGCGAAATACTGGATCGCGCCGGCGCGGCGGGAGCTCGTCGTGGACCTCGACGTAATGATCGGGGTCGAGGCGGAGGCGGCGCTCTGCGAGCGGGTGCGGCGAGGTCTGCGGGGAGAGCTGGCGGACGCACGGTACGGCCTGCCCTTCGCGGGCGATAACAACTTGCTCTTCGATCGGATCGAGGCGCTGGATACGCCCGTCGTGGCGCGCTGGTACACGCCCCTCGCGCCGGGAGACCGGCCGCGCCGAGGTTCGTGCCGGTTGACGATCGGGATCGACCGCGAGGACAGCAGCAGGACGACGTCGCAGCTCTTCGCGCCGATCGAGGAGGCGTGTGCGTTCCCGCCCGACGAGGCGTGGACGTGGACGCCCTGGGCTCCCTGA
- the cas7i gene encoding type I-B CRISPR-associated protein Cas7/Cst2/DevR has translation MSQRLNLFATVLTYAAPSSNYRGESEENRTVLQKITRKNEEYTVISPESMRNALREILAGYELPMNRRRLHDEDQLAVEFKSFPNAEAYADDFLFGYMVADGATMKKEKRPAKRDSVLRMNLAVATSPYRFDATFHQSPLNAGASPWKNATTSALLHREVNHTAYQYPFALSIEDCLKAKEGKAWTKALLRAIGELSNVAGGHARAYFEMAPRSIVARLSPRLVAGFDTYGFDAEGKFAELARIHADDLPGREMWIGGEIVRGMKAEEKERLKKEGARLFENPQVLLEKIGAAAFGEA, from the coding sequence ATGTCCCAGCGATTGAATCTGTTCGCCACCGTCCTCACCTACGCCGCGCCGAGCTCGAATTACAGGGGCGAGAGCGAGGAGAACCGAACGGTCCTCCAGAAGATTACGCGCAAGAACGAGGAGTACACGGTCATCAGCCCGGAGTCGATGCGCAACGCGCTGCGGGAGATCCTCGCAGGATACGAGCTGCCGATGAACCGGCGAAGGCTGCACGACGAGGATCAGCTCGCGGTGGAGTTCAAGAGTTTCCCGAACGCGGAGGCGTACGCGGACGATTTCCTGTTCGGTTACATGGTCGCCGACGGCGCGACGATGAAAAAGGAGAAGCGCCCGGCGAAGCGCGACAGCGTGCTGCGGATGAATCTCGCCGTGGCGACGTCGCCGTATCGTTTCGACGCGACGTTTCATCAATCGCCCCTGAACGCCGGAGCGAGCCCCTGGAAGAATGCGACGACGTCCGCGCTGCTGCACCGGGAGGTGAATCACACCGCCTACCAGTATCCGTTCGCGCTCTCGATCGAGGATTGCCTGAAGGCCAAGGAGGGCAAGGCATGGACGAAGGCTCTGCTGCGGGCGATCGGGGAGCTGTCGAACGTGGCGGGTGGACACGCGCGCGCGTACTTCGAGATGGCGCCGCGGAGCATCGTGGCGCGGCTGTCGCCGAGGCTCGTCGCCGGGTTCGATACGTACGGCTTCGACGCGGAGGGGAAGTTCGCGGAGCTCGCGCGTATCCACGCGGACGATCTGCCGGGTCGGGAGATGTGGATCGGCGGGGAGATCGTGCGGGGCATGAAGGCGGAGGAGAAGGAGCGGCTGAAGAAAGAGGGCGCGCGGCTCTTCGAGAACCCGCAGGTGCTGCTCGAAAAGATCGGCGCGGCGGCCTTCGGGGAGGCGTGA
- the cmx8 gene encoding type I-MYXAN CRISPR-associated protein Cmx8: MTETTNAKASRGKAAKKDEAPSVLALEWSLAELPSAQHRAGLAGLVLMVRWLEGQPGGFAGTCRITRIDEAGLSLLIDLAGLGSLLDATYEAASEEEEYPSPWKNKAPIREVQKEEVDKKGKVKTKTYYVYPRIVPSGAWLVSYDPSGNGSKGGEWTALFRRMLWETFRGVPATRAPFEERAAKRACGLAEDTWKDLCRPPEHAVRLPSTYYLGAQANSADGVPFFDRARYQFLLHFWPFVASIYVPAHVKPQDGKREYVPYAIVVPDVAALASFCEELPYVLKARETRAIGKSLPEAAVLDLAIEGALDTARRLRERIAAREGRKDTADLVLGYEVHHVTKEGNNVRVLSSSRVEPDADTVDHYARNRKAFRHPPFRQVWLSNLIHGRPRHVAFDRLIATSPLSTMTFGSNAFRHDARKYFEITSNEAAEMQEENETPENTRDDSIEAIVYAVVSGYVRGKLKAKYNLAWEDVKAGKKSKKDYEEKKEKVAKEAFLAVRARPEQDFVSYFAGTLCSVPQFLDTKRYSRLTHALQGDTGKVRTLTLLALSANAWSIPAKES; encoded by the coding sequence ATGACGGAGACGACGAACGCCAAAGCGTCGCGGGGCAAGGCGGCGAAGAAGGACGAAGCGCCTTCGGTGCTTGCGCTGGAATGGTCGCTCGCGGAGCTGCCCTCGGCGCAACACCGGGCGGGGCTCGCCGGGCTCGTGCTCATGGTGCGCTGGCTCGAAGGGCAGCCGGGAGGCTTCGCGGGGACGTGTCGGATCACGCGTATCGACGAGGCGGGCCTTTCGCTTTTGATCGATCTCGCGGGGCTCGGGAGCCTGCTCGACGCGACATACGAGGCGGCGAGCGAGGAGGAGGAGTACCCGAGCCCGTGGAAAAACAAAGCGCCGATCCGCGAGGTGCAAAAGGAGGAGGTCGACAAGAAGGGGAAGGTCAAGACGAAGACGTATTACGTGTACCCGAGGATCGTGCCGAGCGGCGCGTGGCTCGTCTCGTATGACCCCTCGGGGAACGGCTCGAAAGGCGGGGAGTGGACGGCGCTGTTCCGGCGCATGTTGTGGGAGACATTCCGCGGCGTGCCGGCGACGCGCGCGCCATTCGAGGAGCGCGCGGCGAAGAGGGCGTGCGGGCTCGCCGAGGATACGTGGAAGGACCTGTGCCGTCCGCCGGAGCACGCGGTGCGGCTGCCGAGCACGTATTACCTGGGCGCGCAGGCGAATTCGGCGGACGGGGTGCCGTTCTTCGATCGAGCGCGGTATCAATTCCTCCTGCATTTCTGGCCCTTCGTCGCGTCGATCTACGTCCCTGCGCACGTGAAACCACAGGACGGGAAACGCGAATACGTGCCGTACGCGATCGTGGTGCCCGACGTGGCCGCGCTCGCGTCGTTCTGCGAGGAGCTACCGTACGTGCTGAAAGCTCGCGAGACGCGGGCCATCGGAAAATCGTTGCCGGAGGCGGCCGTGCTGGATCTGGCGATCGAGGGGGCGCTCGACACGGCGAGGCGTCTCCGGGAGCGAATTGCCGCACGGGAAGGGAGGAAAGACACGGCGGATCTCGTGCTCGGCTACGAGGTCCATCACGTGACGAAGGAGGGCAACAACGTGCGTGTGCTCTCGTCGTCGCGGGTCGAGCCGGACGCGGACACGGTCGACCACTACGCGCGGAACCGCAAGGCGTTCAGGCATCCGCCCTTCCGCCAGGTCTGGCTCTCGAACCTGATCCACGGCCGTCCGCGCCATGTCGCTTTCGATCGTCTCATCGCGACGAGCCCGCTCTCCACGATGACATTCGGCTCAAACGCATTCCGCCACGACGCGCGCAAGTATTTCGAGATCACGTCGAACGAGGCAGCAGAGATGCAAGAAGAGAACGAGACACCGGAGAACACGCGAGACGACAGCATCGAGGCCATCGTGTACGCGGTGGTCAGCGGCTACGTGCGCGGGAAGCTGAAGGCCAAATACAACCTCGCCTGGGAGGATGTGAAGGCCGGCAAGAAATCCAAGAAAGACTACGAGGAGAAGAAGGAGAAGGTCGCGAAAGAGGCGTTCCTCGCGGTACGGGCGAGGCCCGAGCAGGACTTCGTCTCGTACTTCGCCGGCACGCTCTGCTCGGTGCCTCAATTCCTGGATACGAAGCGATACAGCCGGCTCACGCACGCCCTGCAAGGCGACACAGGCAAAGTCCGCACGCTGACGTTGCTCGCCCTCTCCGCGAACGCCTGGTCCATCCCCGCGAAGGAGTCCTGA
- the cas3 gene encoding CRISPR-associated helicase Cas3' yields MSGSPDRLLAKSIRSGRDPVTLEAHANDTERAAARLFGPESRWGTSFCRFFRIAEEARPRFLLHLRVAALFHDLGKANEDFLAAVTRTRTEPQTVRHEHLSALVLHLPEVKAWLAKNAALDHDVVTAAVLSHHVKAGQDGDHRWCEPQDGKKSVALYLQHAEVRAILSRVRELLSLDDAPELPARRWSHAPPFGEALKRGRDAAKALQRALRAQDEASRARRALLLATKAGLIAADAVASAVVREGLSFEAWIDEVARRPALTPEEIHAAVIAPRIQEIEKRQPYKPHRFQEAAAELGPRALLRAACGAGKTLAAWKWAEAQARTRPIGRVVFLYPTRGTATEGFRDYVGAAPEGEGALVHASSRYEIEAMRDNPADHDKATRHHLNEADERLFALGLWSRTYFSATVDQFLGFLEHAYRSLCLVPVLADAAVIIDEVHSFDPRMFEALLALLDHFDVPVLCMTATLPPARRRALEARGLVTYPREEHRAELEDLERAEGHPRYRIEQAANTSACVEIAANAFREGRRVLCVVNQVRRAQVLTRQLEAALGAAPLCYHSRFKLRDRQAVHTATVEAFQQESQAALAVTTQVCEMSLDLDADLLITELAPIPALVQRFGRANRKLARGEAFRARVIVVPPENTLPYDASELDATKRFLDAIGSGDTSQRLLAGLFEIHANAERMPDAWARFLHEGYYATPGTFRDIEERSRPCILDGDLEEARALYRAREPLDGLVVPVPFTSVLPSEGRPSWLPGYYGVADGAAYDERIGFLAEAAKGKA; encoded by the coding sequence GTGAGCGGGAGCCCGGACAGGCTCCTCGCCAAGAGCATTCGCAGCGGGCGTGATCCGGTCACGCTGGAGGCGCACGCGAACGACACCGAGCGCGCCGCCGCGCGCCTCTTCGGGCCCGAGAGTCGCTGGGGGACGTCGTTCTGTCGGTTCTTTCGGATCGCCGAGGAGGCGCGCCCGCGTTTCCTCCTGCACCTGCGCGTCGCCGCGCTCTTTCACGACCTGGGCAAGGCCAACGAGGATTTCCTCGCGGCCGTCACGCGCACACGCACGGAGCCGCAGACGGTGCGGCACGAGCACCTCTCCGCGCTCGTGTTGCACCTGCCCGAGGTGAAGGCGTGGCTCGCAAAAAACGCCGCGCTCGATCACGACGTGGTCACGGCCGCCGTGCTCTCGCATCACGTGAAGGCGGGTCAGGACGGGGACCACCGTTGGTGCGAGCCGCAAGACGGCAAGAAGAGCGTCGCGCTTTACCTCCAGCACGCGGAGGTCCGCGCGATCCTTTCGCGCGTCCGCGAGCTGCTTTCGCTCGACGATGCGCCGGAGTTGCCCGCTCGACGATGGAGCCATGCGCCACCCTTTGGGGAGGCGCTGAAGCGCGGAAGGGACGCCGCGAAGGCGCTCCAGAGGGCGCTGCGCGCACAAGACGAGGCGTCCCGCGCGCGGCGCGCGCTCCTGCTCGCGACGAAGGCCGGCTTGATCGCGGCGGACGCGGTGGCCTCGGCCGTCGTGCGGGAAGGGCTGTCTTTCGAGGCATGGATCGACGAGGTCGCGCGGCGCCCGGCGCTCACGCCGGAGGAGATCCACGCCGCGGTGATCGCGCCGCGCATCCAGGAGATCGAGAAGCGGCAGCCCTACAAACCGCATCGCTTTCAGGAAGCCGCCGCGGAGCTCGGCCCGCGCGCGCTCCTTCGCGCGGCGTGCGGCGCGGGCAAGACGCTCGCCGCGTGGAAGTGGGCCGAGGCGCAAGCACGCACGCGGCCCATCGGGCGGGTCGTTTTCCTCTACCCGACGCGCGGCACCGCGACCGAAGGCTTCCGCGACTACGTGGGCGCGGCGCCGGAAGGAGAGGGCGCGCTCGTGCACGCGTCGAGCCGCTACGAGATCGAGGCGATGCGGGACAACCCCGCCGATCACGACAAGGCCACGCGGCACCACCTGAACGAAGCGGACGAGCGGCTGTTCGCGCTTGGGCTCTGGTCGCGCACGTACTTCAGCGCGACGGTCGATCAATTCCTCGGCTTCCTGGAGCACGCGTACAGGAGCCTGTGCCTCGTGCCCGTGCTCGCCGACGCGGCCGTGATCATCGACGAGGTGCACAGCTTCGATCCGCGCATGTTCGAGGCCCTGCTGGCGCTGCTCGATCACTTCGACGTGCCCGTCCTCTGCATGACGGCGACGCTGCCGCCCGCGCGGCGGAGGGCGCTCGAAGCGCGAGGGCTCGTGACGTACCCGCGCGAGGAGCACCGCGCCGAGCTCGAGGATCTGGAGCGGGCCGAGGGGCATCCGCGCTACCGGATCGAGCAGGCGGCGAACACGAGCGCCTGCGTGGAGATCGCGGCGAACGCGTTCCGCGAAGGTCGACGCGTGCTCTGCGTCGTCAACCAGGTGCGGCGCGCGCAAGTGCTCACGCGCCAGCTCGAAGCGGCGCTCGGCGCGGCGCCGCTCTGTTATCACAGCCGCTTCAAGCTCCGCGATCGGCAAGCGGTCCACACAGCGACGGTGGAGGCGTTCCAGCAGGAGAGCCAGGCGGCGCTCGCCGTGACGACGCAGGTCTGCGAGATGAGCCTCGACCTCGACGCGGACCTCCTGATCACGGAGCTCGCGCCGATCCCGGCGCTCGTGCAGCGGTTCGGGCGAGCCAACCGGAAGCTCGCGCGAGGCGAGGCGTTCCGCGCGCGTGTGATCGTCGTGCCGCCCGAAAACACGCTTCCGTACGATGCGTCGGAGCTCGACGCAACGAAGCGTTTCCTCGACGCGATCGGGTCGGGCGACACGAGCCAGCGCTTGCTCGCGGGGCTGTTCGAGATCCACGCGAACGCGGAGCGGATGCCCGACGCCTGGGCGCGGTTCCTTCACGAGGGGTACTACGCGACGCCGGGGACCTTCCGCGACATCGAGGAGCGCTCGCGGCCCTGCATCCTGGACGGGGATCTGGAGGAGGCGCGAGCGCTCTACCGCGCGAGGGAGCCGCTCGATGGGCTCGTGGTGCCCGTGCCCTTCACGTCGGTGCTCCCGAGCGAGGGTCGGCCCTCGTGGTTGCCCGGGTATTACGGCGTCGCGGACGGCGCGGCGTACGACGAGCGGATTGGCTTTCTGGCCGAAGCGGCGAAGGGGAAGGCATGA
- the cas6 gene encoding type I-MYXAN CRISPR-associated protein Cas6/Cmx6, with protein MTLSAPSSPPDRVDIVFPLAGTLVPRDHGYALFGALARVLGDLHGASWLAVHPLGGIPRPDGLLALHPRRGSLQLRVVPAEIPRVLALAGKALDVDGYRVHVGVSRVYPLRPAEALTARMVVIKGFQEPEPFAEAVKRQLDALGVMASIEVGRRRIVTIAGDKVVGFGTTLRGLSEEGSLVVQRAGIGGRQRMGCGVFGPVGREARA; from the coding sequence GTGACTCTGTCCGCGCCGTCCTCGCCGCCCGACCGTGTCGACATCGTCTTCCCGCTCGCAGGCACGCTCGTGCCACGCGATCACGGGTACGCGCTCTTCGGCGCCCTCGCGCGGGTGCTCGGGGATCTGCACGGCGCATCGTGGCTCGCGGTGCACCCGCTCGGGGGGATCCCGCGGCCGGATGGATTGCTCGCGTTGCATCCACGGCGCGGCTCGCTGCAATTGCGCGTGGTGCCCGCCGAGATCCCGCGCGTGCTCGCGCTCGCGGGGAAGGCGCTCGATGTCGATGGATATCGCGTGCACGTCGGCGTGTCCCGCGTGTATCCGCTCCGGCCCGCCGAAGCGCTGACGGCAAGAATGGTGGTGATCAAGGGTTTCCAGGAGCCGGAGCCGTTCGCAGAGGCCGTGAAAAGGCAGCTCGATGCGCTCGGCGTGATGGCGTCGATCGAGGTGGGGCGGCGGAGGATCGTGACGATCGCCGGGGACAAGGTGGTCGGCTTCGGGACGACGCTGCGAGGGCTCTCCGAGGAAGGATCGCTCGTCGTGCAAAGGGCGGGGATCGGTGGGCGGCAACGGATGGGCTGCGGGGTGTTCGGGCCGGTCGGGAGGGAGGCGAGGGCGTGA
- a CDS encoding Uma2 family endonuclease, with protein MSFVAHDADRASPRRMTLEEWAALPEDEPGELVDGELVEEEMAGYVHEVVVIWLAHLLRSWAIAHGARVAGSAGKFAVSATRGRMPDLTVYLAGSRRPPAEGPIRVPPSIAVEVVSATPRDARRDRVEKLKEYAAFGVKWYWIVDPALQSFEILELGPESEYIHKVTSTDGRIESVPGCAGLLIDIDALWAEVAEVRAEGEGEAPEKT; from the coding sequence ATGAGCTTCGTCGCTCACGACGCCGACCGCGCGTCCCCTCGGCGCATGACGCTCGAGGAGTGGGCCGCGCTGCCCGAGGACGAGCCGGGGGAGCTCGTCGACGGCGAGCTCGTCGAGGAAGAGATGGCCGGGTACGTCCACGAGGTCGTCGTCATTTGGCTCGCGCACCTGCTTCGATCCTGGGCGATCGCGCATGGAGCGCGGGTGGCCGGGTCCGCGGGGAAGTTTGCCGTGTCGGCCACACGGGGGCGCATGCCGGACCTCACGGTGTACCTCGCCGGATCACGCCGCCCGCCCGCGGAAGGACCGATCCGCGTGCCCCCGAGCATCGCCGTCGAGGTCGTCTCGGCGACCCCCCGGGATGCCCGGCGCGACCGCGTGGAGAAATTGAAGGAGTACGCTGCGTTCGGCGTGAAATGGTACTGGATCGTCGATCCTGCGCTTCAATCGTTCGAGATCCTCGAGCTCGGACCGGAGAGCGAATACATCCACAAGGTCACGTCGACCGACGGGCGGATTGAATCGGTTCCGGGATGCGCCGGGCTCCTGATCGATATCGATGCCCTGTGGGCGGAGGTCGCCGAGGTGCGGGCCGAGGGCGAGGGCGAGGCGCCGGAGAAAACCTGA
- a CDS encoding TauD/TfdA dioxygenase family protein produces the protein MTSAARTRSTIPRHATHDSIKVAPLTCTIGAELEHVSLADAVRDDGLFAEIRALLLKHRVLFLRDQDITRADHVAFARRFGELEDHPVASSDPDHPGLVLIYKDLNSPPEHYENAYHCDTTFREAPPMGCVLRCVETPAVGGDTIWVNMVEAYRRLPEPIQQQIAGLRARHSIEATFGAVMPLEKRHALKARFPDAEHPVVRTHPETGEKTLFVNAFTTHFVNFHTPDNVRFGQDFTPGASHLLNYLISQAQIPEYQVRFRWKKNSVAIWDNRCTQHYAVQDYWPGVRKMERATIVGDRPR, from the coding sequence ATGACGAGCGCAGCACGGACCCGATCGACGATCCCTCGCCATGCGACCCACGACTCCATCAAGGTCGCGCCGTTGACCTGCACGATCGGAGCCGAGCTCGAGCACGTGAGCCTGGCCGACGCTGTGCGCGACGACGGGCTCTTCGCGGAGATCCGCGCGCTCCTGCTGAAACACCGGGTGCTGTTCCTGCGTGATCAGGACATCACGCGCGCCGACCACGTCGCGTTCGCGAGGCGCTTCGGCGAGCTCGAAGACCACCCCGTCGCCAGCAGCGATCCCGACCATCCGGGGCTGGTCCTCATTTACAAGGACCTGAACAGCCCGCCGGAGCACTACGAGAACGCCTATCACTGCGACACGACCTTTCGCGAAGCGCCGCCGATGGGCTGCGTCCTGCGCTGCGTGGAGACGCCAGCCGTCGGCGGTGACACGATCTGGGTCAACATGGTCGAGGCCTACCGCCGCCTGCCCGAGCCCATCCAGCAGCAAATCGCGGGGCTGCGCGCCAGGCACAGCATCGAGGCCACGTTCGGCGCGGTCATGCCGTTGGAGAAACGCCACGCGCTCAAGGCTCGTTTCCCCGACGCGGAGCACCCGGTGGTGCGCACCCATCCGGAGACCGGCGAAAAGACGCTGTTCGTCAATGCGTTCACCACGCACTTCGTCAACTTCCACACGCCGGACAACGTGCGCTTTGGCCAGGACTTCACGCCTGGGGCGAGCCATCTGCTGAACTACCTGATCAGCCAGGCGCAGATCCCCGAGTATCAGGTTCGATTTCGGTGGAAGAAGAACAGCGTGGCGATCTGGGACAATCGCTGCACGCAGCATTATGCGGTCCAGGATTACTGGCCGGGGGTGCGCAAGATGGAGCGGGCCACGATCGTGGGCGACCGGCCGCGGTGA